Proteins from a genomic interval of Acinonyx jubatus isolate Ajub_Pintada_27869175 chromosome B4, VMU_Ajub_asm_v1.0, whole genome shotgun sequence:
- the LOC106977379 gene encoding uncharacterized protein LOC106977379: MAARPAPDKEEQPPPSPRRRRRHRPPPALRPGPKRKDNLPITESLLFPRIHYHQCPACECVSGEGESGRERRAGGRAGGGRAAAPAPGPGAPSATLSTSPLVAPAFPGHLPPPTPRSLSARAAAPTTRRQRRTGGRGQEDASGSAPRRATASSAFSSSCSAASSPPPSSPRRRRCLVLLLRLLPPPPPPLVPPLPLHQLHPGNSDAAAFGKPRQFPPRPSSPTLCLPPRPARLRNAAFGKPRPAPAFLFL; encoded by the coding sequence ATGGCGGCTCGGCCAGCACCAGATAAGGAGGAacagccccccccctccccgcgccgccgccgccgccaccgccccccgcccgcgcTGCGGCCCGGCCCGAAACGAAAAGACAATTTACCCATCACTGAGTCTCTGCTGTTTCCTCGCATACATTACCATCAATGCCCGGCCTGTGAGTGTGtgtcgggggagggggagagcggcCGCGagaggcgggcgggcgggcgcgcaggcggcgggcgggcggcagCACCGGCACCAGGGCCCGGCGCGCCCTCGGCGACTCTCAGCACCTCCCCGTTAGTGGCGCCGGCGTTCCCGGGCCATCTCCCTCCGCCGACACCACGCTCACTCTCAGCCCGGGCAGCGGCGCCAACTACACGGCGGCAGCGGCGaaccggggggagggggcaagaagACGCGTCCGGCTCAGCCCCGCGGAGAGCTACCGCCTCCTccgccttctcctcctcctgctccgccgcctcctcccctcctccctcctccccccgtcGCCGCCGCTGCCTGGTCCTTCTCCTCCGCctcctgccgccgccgccgccgccgctggtGCCGCCGCTGCCGCTCCACCAACTACATCCGGGCAACTCGGACGCCGCGGCCTTCGGAAAACCTCGGCAGTTTCCGCCgcgcccctcctctcccaccctctgcctgcctccccgcCCCGCGCGGCTCCGGAACGCCGCCTTCGGCAAACCTCGGCCCGCCCcggccttcctcttcctctga